ATGATCTCTCCAAAGATGAAGTTCGCTATCTTCAGAAATACCACTCGCAGTACGGACGCTCTGGTTCAGACAACGAACAAATTTCTGAGTATTAGGCTATACGTCGAACTTTTCTTTCAAATGTTTGATTACTAGTTCTTCCCTTCTTTCAACGAACTCTGGGAAGTTCTCATAATCATAGAGTCGGCTTTCACTTGGAATCAAATGCGTCTCGAAATATTCACTGTCACGCGTTTTTATCCACTCTTTGAAATCTAAGTCACTTTTCTCAGCATTTTCTGTATCCGTCAATAGCTGTTTATTAGCAACACTGTCCCGGAGTTCGTGGCACTTCTGTGCCTGTTCGTAGGTGAGTCCATAATCGTCCATCAGTGTCTTTATTTTCAACTTTGACTTTGGGAATATGTGATCCTCATGATACTGAGACTCACGTCGTGCTGTATGCGGGTAGTGCATCAAGAGGAGGAGCGAGAAACCTTTCATACTCCTGTTCCGGAGCAGACTTCGAATTGTATCTTCGTCTAACCCGACGGGTCTTCCGTTTCCACGCAACTCTTCATTAATTTCCTCAATAGGGAATTCATCATTTTCTGCCCTCTGCAATGCTCGACGTGTACCCACTATCGGTTCCTCGCCAATCGAGAATGTTCCATTAACAATCATCGAACAGAGCCAGAATAGAATATTCCGCCTCGTCTCTTTCTTCACTTCAGAGCCGTCAACTAATTTCGGGTTACCATTCTTGTAGAAATAGTAGGCGATTGGGAGTGGTGCTCGAATGCTAGTCAATCTTTGCTTGTTGAAACCAAACTCAACGAGAAGATCAATCGCTCGTATTAAGGCCTCCCGAACGCCTCCTTGCTCCCAGTGATTTTTCATCACTTGAGCAGTCTCCTCGTCAAAACTTTTCAGACTATATCCTGCCGAAACATCTGAAAGAAGGAGTAGACCTCGTAACACTAAACTAACGTCAAATTTGAAATTCGCTTCTTCGTGTCTGTCGTTAAGTCGGTCTACGAAATGTGTCAATTCTTCACGAGCATCAATCCCATCTTCGTTACCATCCGCCCACTGTGAGGTAATTATTGATAGTAATATCTCTGTTTTGCTAAGTTGTGTTCCTCCTTCGTTCGCACGAATAAATATGTCTAAAACTCTGTCGTGGTTTTCCTTTGTCTCGGTGTGATATGTTATAGTATTTGTTTCGTGAATCGCATCGTATAATGACTCTAGATTATGGAATATTTTTCGGAATTGATCGTTACCCAAGCCCAAGTCGGAAATTCTTTCATCAATCTCTCCTGACTCTTCATAGACGTCGTCCCTCTCGTTAAATGATAGAATCTTACTCACATCATACCAGTATTCCTCTGTTGAAGGGGAAGGATCACTCAAAAATTTAAATTCGTATTTTGCTTGTAACTCATCTTCTGAGATTGAATTTGGGTCGGATAAAAGATTCATATAGAGCTTTTTACGCTCCCAAGCATCAGGGTCTTTTCTCTTTTTGTATTTTTCCTTCTCTGTATATGACCCAGTCAACCCAATAAGGAATGCAGTCAACCGTTGTTGACCATCAAGGACTAACGTTATTTCATCCGGAAATGATGGTTCAAACTCTTCATTAATTTTTGGATTATGATAATGTCTATCTGAAAATTGCTCTGGATGAATGCTATCTTCAATATAATGCTCTATAAATTTGTACTTTATTTGATTTTTAGCATATTCCCCTCGTATTTCCCAAAACAAAAGCGAACCAATTGGATAACCTCTGAGTACAGAGTCGAAAAGACGACGGATTTGGCCATTATTCCATACAAACTCACGTTGTATACCCGGCAAAAAAGTAGATGTATTTAGATTACGAACCGC
The window above is part of the Haladaptatus cibarius D43 genome. Proteins encoded here:
- a CDS encoding DUF262 domain-containing protein, yielding MSFQSMTIANAVRNLNTSTFLPGIQREFVWNNGQIRRLFDSVLRGYPIGSLLFWEIRGEYAKNQIKYKFIEHYIEDSIHPEQFSDRHYHNPKINEEFEPSFPDEITLVLDGQQRLTAFLIGLTGSYTEKEKYKKRKDPDAWERKKLYMNLLSDPNSISEDELQAKYEFKFLSDPSPSTEEYWYDVSKILSFNERDDVYEESGEIDERISDLGLGNDQFRKIFHNLESLYDAIHETNTITYHTETKENHDRVLDIFIRANEGGTQLSKTEILLSIITSQWADGNEDGIDAREELTHFVDRLNDRHEEANFKFDVSLVLRGLLLLSDVSAGYSLKSFDEETAQVMKNHWEQGGVREALIRAIDLLVEFGFNKQRLTSIRAPLPIAYYFYKNGNPKLVDGSEVKKETRRNILFWLCSMIVNGTFSIGEEPIVGTRRALQRAENDEFPIEEINEELRGNGRPVGLDEDTIRSLLRNRSMKGFSLLLLMHYPHTARRESQYHEDHIFPKSKLKIKTLMDDYGLTYEQAQKCHELRDSVANKQLLTDTENAEKSDLDFKEWIKTRDSEYFETHLIPSESRLYDYENFPEFVERREELVIKHLKEKFDV